TTGACCCCTAATCCTGAAAAAGAGTTCTTAAAAAATCAGTCAGTCAAAGAAGTTAAATTTATTCGCTGTCTTAATGCGGAAGGGTCACTAATTGTAGCTAAGCTGTATTCAAATCAATATTTAGAGTGTTTCCATACCCCTTATCATATTAGTGATATCACTGGTGTCGGTGGATATAACTCTCTACTTTATTTATGCTTACTGTTTAAAACCTTAAAAAAATACCATAGTTCATACCATCATCCGAATATATATAGCTTCTTGATTTCAGAAGAAATGGCGAAAAAAATATGGGCAGAAGAAACACATCCCTTGCCACTGATTGATCAACTGCGTCATATACCTTGGATGGATGATCTCGCAGATGCATTACCTAATCGCTCATTAGATGAATTCTATTGGCAGGGGTTTGATGTGCTTAGATCAAGATTAATAAAAGATTTTAATGAAAAGGAATTCATTAAGCATCATTGGAATGATTCAGAATTCCATATTAAGCACCCTATGAACTTCGATTAATTCCACGTCAATTTGTGTCGTATACACAAGAAGTCTCATTCAATTTAACTTATTGTTTCTTTAAACTAATTATTAGCTTTTATACGGTCATCAGCATTTATGAATATCGTCCAAATCGAAGAAAATGTTAAACAGCTCATCCATAAAATTGCTCAAGATGAGCTAAATAAACAAGACTTTATCTATGAGTTGCTTTTAGCTTATGGGCATCGTAGCCAAACTATTGGACGAGTGCGTAATGGTGAGCGTAATTTAGCTGAAGATAAGGAAAACACCGTTTTTTGGAAGCGCCAAATATACTTCAAAATTGCAAAACAGCATGATTTGCATGGTTTGATTGATCAAATGAAAAAGGAAAAGCGAACTGAGAGTAATAAGATTCGTTTCTTGATCGTGACTGACTTTAAAACTCTATTAGCCGTAGATACTAAAACACAAGATACATTGGATGTTCCTTTTGGCGATTTAGCTAAAAAATTTGATTTCTTCTTACCATGGGCTGGGATGGAGAAAGCCGTATATCAAGGTGAAAACCCTGCGGATGTTAAGGCTGCTGAAAAATTAGCAAAACTATTTGACGAAATTAAAGCCGATAATTTCGATGAAGATGACTTAAATAATAAAGAAAACTTACATCACCTTAATATCTTCTTATCTCGCCTGTTATTTTGTTATTTTGCTGAAGATACCGAAATTTTTAAGGACAAACAGTTCACTTCGGCAATATCAAAGAGTAATGAAGATGGATCAGATTTATCAGCTTTAATTGGTCGATTATTTAAAGTGTTAAACCAATCGGCTGAAGATCGTGAAACAGATTTACCTGATTACTTAGCAGATTTTCCTTATGTAAATGGTGGTTTGTTTAAAGATGATATTCAAGTTCCGAAATTCACACGCAAATCACGTCGGATTTTAATTGAGTGTGGTGCTGAATTAGATTGGTCTGATATTAACCCTGATATTTTTGGTTCTATGTTCCAAGCGGTTGTTCATACTGAACAGCGTAGCACGATGGGACAGCATTACACCTCTGTGCCAAACATTATGAAGGTGATTGAACCATTATTCTTAAATGACTTGTACGAAGAATTAGAGAAAAACCAAGACAGCATTAATAAGCTATTAAAATTACAGCAACGTTTGGGGCAACTTAAATTTTTTGACCCTGCTTGTGGTTCAGGTAACTTTCTTATTATTGCGTATAAAGAGCTTCGTAAATTTGAAATGGAGCTTTTAAAGCGTGTTCAAGAGCTAGAACTAGAAAAAACAGGTCAGCTTTCAAAACCATTTTCAGTGATTCAGGTCTCACAATTTTATGGTATTGAACTTGACGATTTTGCCCATGAAATAGCCATTTTGTCATTATGGTTAGCTGAACATCAAATGAATATAATTTTTAAGGAGGAATTTGGAACAACTTCAGCTTTACTACCATTGAAGCATACTGGTCAGATAGTGTGTGCGAATGCTACTCAAGTAGATTGGCTTGAAGTTTGTCCTAGTGATTCTTTAGGCAGTATATATATATTTGGTAATCCACCTTATAAAGGCTTTAATAAACAAACATCACAACAAAAAATAGATATGTGTAATGTCTTTCCTTCAAATGTCTCTTTTCTTAAATTAGATTATGTTTCTTGTTGGTTATA
The window above is part of the Acinetobacter baumannii genome. Proteins encoded here:
- a CDS encoding Arc family DNA-binding protein; its protein translation is MKKKDIQFNLRIPEDLKLKIDEAAKVNQRSINAETMSRLYDSFVMDNNIHLEAAKVIENFLQARTPTQRKKDVAERLNFLFNEIKKSLHFKDLTVAELAYKIGESSADSAESWFRAEMEPTFNQLEQIANFLSANSNWLLFGKERPFKVESFRFDENIDKDIRWLLTPNPEKEFLKNQSVKEVKFIRCLNAEGSLIVAKLYSNQYLECFHTPYHISDITGVGGYNSLLYLCLLFKTLKKYHSSYHHPNIYSFLISEEMAKKIWAEETHPLPLIDQLRHIPWMDDLADALPNRSLDEFYWQGFDVLRSRLIKDFNEKEFIKHHWNDSEFHIKHPMNFD
- a CDS encoding class I SAM-dependent DNA methyltransferase, coding for MNIVQIEENVKQLIHKIAQDELNKQDFIYELLLAYGHRSQTIGRVRNGERNLAEDKENTVFWKRQIYFKIAKQHDLHGLIDQMKKEKRTESNKIRFLIVTDFKTLLAVDTKTQDTLDVPFGDLAKKFDFFLPWAGMEKAVYQGENPADVKAAEKLAKLFDEIKADNFDEDDLNNKENLHHLNIFLSRLLFCYFAEDTEIFKDKQFTSAISKSNEDGSDLSALIGRLFKVLNQSAEDRETDLPDYLADFPYVNGGLFKDDIQVPKFTRKSRRILIECGAELDWSDINPDIFGSMFQAVVHTEQRSTMGQHYTSVPNIMKVIEPLFLNDLYEELEKNQDSINKLLKLQQRLGQLKFFDPACGSGNFLIIAYKELRKFEMELLKRVQELELEKTGQLSKPFSVIQVSQFYGIELDDFAHEIAILSLWLAEHQMNIIFKEEFGTTSALLPLKHTGQIVCANATQVDWLEVCPSDSLGSIYIFGNPPYKGFNKQTSQQKIDMCNVFPSNVSFLKLDYVSCWLYKASEYVLKCNAKIAFVTTSSIIQGEQVELIWPLIFSKGIEIFFAYRPFFWENNAKDPASVMCVVLGLQKKGLNSKKYIIENGIIKEANYINAYLTDADNIFVHSSTKPLSPRPIMTMGSNAIDGKNLIITSEEKDNFISENPNAKKFIRRYMGGADFLNNKYRYCLWIDDESYQEALSYSFIAKKVAQCKEYRLSAGRDARKVADKPYRFCYKTHQDKSAIIVPQTTTERRIYLPVGITNDDTVISAKGFAIYELDIFIFGILSSKMHHVWMEITSGKPAGGGYAYSVKLTYNTFPLPEIKSNIKELITIKALEILSIREKYTTKTLAELYHQDYMPDDLLKAHQDLDNIIESLYQKERFLTDEQRLRVLLSMYKELVGKI